The Mytilus galloprovincialis chromosome 7, xbMytGall1.hap1.1, whole genome shotgun sequence genome has a window encoding:
- the LOC143082870 gene encoding uncharacterized protein LOC143082870 → MDDYYMNGLLSETDRVLPVHTQRPGHDGQLQRLHLQRMQDKTYDSDDDDSDMDNFDLDDSDTILQLNPAHGQTVALWSFMKLDSIAVFPPDQNLVGNIVEYAEKHFGFLRFQHRLMLLSPGQLSPVSLNSVYSIRPGSVVMVMPEENAIVSIEIGQLKTSFELNLDLSMTVQKLKTYIRKRKGIPVERQEILYSNRALENDKRLFEYRIKNRSILHVMIQAHFDLLINVETFWGKTYRFYLDPCSTGTDIVYAVFNRAFSANGPEDAGLHELYVPLHVLVLQYQNKLVNWDYCIAYLGIHTGETLVLSTVGHQSHIQLETVNVVTESGEKYDITVSQYDRWSVLAFMLHGLTNVPVDLIRLYKDGKRADFSSTIGQIERHQIIVMNVVMTHIDRDLVFGVPLKISIGHGILENVRISANKTVRKLKRKLERMGVPNASLYELTIGNQKLSNNYKIMDLVFDLSIPLVLKLETYPVFAHAPDGVIYKTYLRSDQTIASFKHKIELKTGYSLKSSHLIVAGRPIPDHPKNILYECGISCRNSIFFHPANDFDAFFILGNKWLEKIKIPLHNPSSTDIRNAVWNTRKLPEGSLNCVLTILYWIFMPKIAATNTSSVRTKIKKRMPVARETLYKLKKQGKLQFSEKELLGKQDKPRAVYSSPIPGADFKRPLDSAKIYHHIKTNTIPKFEPDQIIDLNEKLESCRKVKCHPKTGLPQIYDPPRSTIPPWMKNIQTRNQTNRLTLANVEGGPNGMDSVHVSKLQQIHKKIGSKLNDVNVAHKSHRQDYSNNFSKRNRFMYDYQHFDYVASEDGHDAKSVSTFPHKLLPKLIH, encoded by the exons ATGGACGATTACTATATGAATGGACTACTTAGTGAAACAGACAGGGTCCTTCCAGTGCATACACaa AGACCTGGTCATGATGGTCAGCTACAAAGATTACACTTACAGAGAATGCAGGATAAAACCTATGATTCAGATGATGATGATTCTGACATGGACAATTTTGATTTGGATGACTCAGATACTATTCTACAATTGAACCCAGCACATGGACAAACTGTAGCACTGTGGTCATTCATGAAATTAGATAGTATAGCTGTGTTTCCTCCTGACCAAAATTTGGTGGGAAATATCGTAGAGTATGCAGAAAAGCACTTTGGTTTTCTACGATTTCAACACCGACTGATGTTACTCAGTCCAGGACAACTGTCACCTGTTAGTTTGAATAGTGTGTATAGTATAAGACCTGGTTCAGTTGTCATGGTGATGCCAGAAGAAAATGCAATTGTgtccattgaaattggtcaattAAAAACAAGCTTTGAATTAAATCTAGATTTATCAATGACAGTTCAAAAACTTAAAACTTATATCCGAAAGAGGAAAGGAATCCCTGTAGAACGACAAGAAATTCTGTATTCAAACCGTGCTTTAGAAAATGATAAACGATTATTTGAATATCGCATTAAAAATAGGTCAATTCTTCATGTCATGATTCAAGcacattttgatttattgatAAATGTAGAGACATTCTGGGGTAAGACTTATCGTTTCTACCTTGACCCTTGCAGTACTGGTACTGATATTGTTTATGCAGTATTCAATAGAGCTTTCAGTGCTAATGGTCCAGAAGATGCTGGACTACATGAACTTTATGTCCCACTTCATGTTCTAGTTCTTCAATACCAAAACAAGTTGGTTAACTGGGATTACTGTATAGCGTACCTTGGCATCCATACAGGTGAGACACTAGTCTTATCAACGGTAGGGCATCAAAGTCATATTCAGTTAGAGACAGTCAATGTTGTTACTGAATCGGGGGAGAAATATGACATCACTGTGTCCCAATATGACAGATGGTCAGTTCTTGCCTTCATGCTACATGGTCTGACTAATGTACCTGTGGATCTTATCAGACTTTATAAAGATGGTAAAAGAGCAGACTTTTCATCCACAATCGGACAAATTGAAAGACATCAAATAATTGTAATGAATGTTGTCATGACACATATAGATAGGGACCTTGTTTTTGGAGTTCCACTGAAAATCAGCATTGGGCATGGAATACTAGAAAACGTAAGAATATCCGCAAACAAAACTGTCAGAAAGTTAAAACGTAAACTTGAAAGGATGGGAGTACCTAATGCTTCATTATATGAATTGACAATTGGGAATCAAAAACTATCtaacaattataaaataatggATCTGGTATTTGACCTCTCAATTCCATTGGTGCTAAAATTAGAAACTTATCCTGTTTTTGCTCATGCTCCAGATGGAGTTATATATAAGACATATTTAAGATCTGATCAAACAATTGCAAGCTTTAAACACAAGATTGAGCTGAAAACAGGCTACTCTTTAAAATCAAGTCATTTAATTGTAGCAGGAAGACCTATTCCAGACCATCCAAAGAATATCTTATACGAGTGTGGCATAAGCTGTCGTAATTCTATCTTCTTTCATCCTGCAAATGACTTTGACGCATTCTTTATCTTAGGAAATAAATGgcttgaaaaaatcaaaattccacTTCACAATCCATCATCAACGGATATTCGTAATGCCGTCTGGAATACTAGAAAATTACCAGAGGGAAGTTTGAATTGTGTTCTAACAATATTATATTGGATATTCATGCCGAAAATTGCTGCAACAAATACATCTTCAGTAaggacaaaaataaagaaaagaatgcCTGTTGCAAGAGAAACGCTCTATAAACTTAAAAAGCAAGGAAAACTACAATTTTCAGAGAAAGAACTTCTGGGAAAACAAGATAAACCAAGAGCTGTATATTCTTCTCCAATTCCAGGTGCTGACTTCAAAAGGCCACTAGACAGTGCAAAAATTTATCATCATATAAAGACGAACACTATTCCTAAATTTGAACCAGACCAGATCATAGAtcttaatgaaaaacttgaatcttgtagaaaagtaaaatgtCACCCAAAAACAGGATTGCCTCAAATCTACGATCCACCTAGATCCACAATTCCACCTTGGATGAAAAACATTCAGACAAGAAATCAAACCAATAGATTAACTCTGGCAAATGTCGAGGGTGGTCCCAATGGAATGGACAGTGTACATGTGTCGAAGCTTcaacaaattcataaaaaaataggATCCAAACTTAATGACGTTAATGTTGCACATAAATCACATAGACAAGATTATAGTAACAATTTTAGCAAACGTAATAGATTTATGTACGATTATCAACACTTTGATTATGTAGCCAGTGAAGACGGTCATGATGCTAAATCTGTGTCAACTTTTCCTCATAAGCTTTTACCCAAACTTATCCATTAA